The following coding sequences lie in one Rutidosis leptorrhynchoides isolate AG116_Rl617_1_P2 chromosome 4, CSIRO_AGI_Rlap_v1, whole genome shotgun sequence genomic window:
- the LOC139840064 gene encoding dihydrodipicolinate reductase-like protein CRR1, chloroplastic, with protein sequence MAGLKIQAHTISHTTSYYHKSTNSISISCSMQQPPQNNIKVVINGAAKEIGMASVLAVTKARGMEIVGAIDSHLVGEDIGKVCGMEEALEIPIISDLTMVLGSISQSKATSVVVDFTDPSTVYDNVKQATAFGMNSVVYVPRIKPETVAALSAFCEKASMGCLIAPTLSIGSILLQQAAISASFHYKNVEIVESKANKGAFPSPDAMQIAKNLTNLGQLYNRDDLDTNEPARGQRVGEDGVRVHSLVLPGLVSSTTVHFSGPGEMYSIKHDITNVECLMPGLILAIRQVVRLKNLVYGLEKFL encoded by the exons ATGGCCGGTCTCAAAATTCAAGCCCACACCATAAGCCACACAACTTCATACTACCACAAAAGTACCAACTCAATTTCCATTTCTTGCTCAATGCAACAGCCTCCTCAAAACAACATCAAG GTGGTCATAAATGGAGCAGCCAAAGAGATTGGAATGGCTTCTGTATTAGCAGTCACAAAAGCTAGAGGAATGGAAATTGTTGGAGCTATCGATTCGCATCTCGTTGGAGAAGATATAGGAAAG GTTTGTGGCATGGAAGAAGCTCTAGAGATACCCATTATTAGTGATCTTACAATGGTACTTGGTTCCATATCTCAG TCAAAAGCAACATCAGTGGTGGTAGATTTCACCGACCCATCAACAGTTTATGACAATGTCAAACAG GCAACAGCATTTGGTATGAATAGTGTTGTTTACGTACCACGAATCAAGCCTGAAACCGTAGCAGCATTATCTGCATTCTGTGAAAAAGCCAGCATG GGTTGTTTGATTGCACCAACGTTGTCCATAGGATCGATACTGCTCCAGCAAGCTGCAATTTCAGCTTCTTTCCATTATAAAAATGTGGAGATTGTTGAATCTAAAGCTAACAAAGGA GCGTTTCCTTCACCAGATGCTATGCAGATAGCCAAAAACCTAACCAACCTCGGGCAACTTTACAATAGAGACGATCTTGATACTAATGAACCG GCAAGAGGGCAACGAGTAGGAGAAGATGGTGTTCGTGTGCATAGTTTAGTTCTTCCGGGACTCGTGTCTAGTACCACAGTTCATTTCTCGGGCCCCGGAGAG ATGTATTCAATCAAACACGATATCACGAATGTTGAGTGCCTAATGCCAGGACTTATTTTAGCGATCAGGCAAGTCGTGCGTCTTAAG AATCTTGTTTACGGCTTAGAGAAGTTCTTGTAG